The DNA sequence ACCGGCGCGGTTCGATCCGGGTGGCCGGGGAAGGTATCCGCTTCACGCTGGACGACCAGGAGGCCGAGTTCCACTGGGACGAGATCGGCGCGGTGGAGACCACCCCGGCGCGCTTCGGCCGCCGGTTCACGGTGACCGTCCACCTGTCGAGCCGCCGCTGGTTCAACGCCGAGGTCGAGGCGGCGAGCCGCGCCGAGCTCAAGGGCTGGCCGGCCGAGCTGGACACCGTCCTGGACGCCTACTTCGAGGGGTCCTGAACCGGCGGCCGCGAGGCACCCCCGTGGGGACGGGCCGATGAGACCGCAGGGCCGGACGGCGGTTCCGGCCGCGCGGCGCTGAGGCGCGCGTCCGGAGTCCTGCCGTACGGGGGTCCGCGTCGGACCGCACAGGCCCGCGTCGTGCGGAGTCGCACCCTCGATGCCCCTTCGATGCCCCTTCGGCGTCCCTTCGGCTTTTCTCCCGCCGCGTCGGCCCTCGCCCGGTCGCGTTGGCGTCAGGGCCGCCCGCGGCGGCGGCCCCGGACGCGCATCGCGACGTAACCGACCAGGGCGACGGCGGCCAGCGCGAGCACGATCCTGGACACGACGCCGACGTACGCCCCGACCACCTCCCACTGGTCGCCGAGCCAGTATCCGGCCATCACGAGCACGGTGTTCCACACCAGGCTGCCCGCCGTCGTCAGCCCGACGAACACCGGCAGCGGCATGCGCTCCACGCCCGCGGGCACCGAGATCAGGCTCCGGAACACCGGCACCATGCGGCCCAGCAGCACGGCCTTGGTGCCGTGCCGGGCGAACCACTCCTCCGTCCGCACCAGGTCGGAGGCCTTGACCAGGGGGAGCTTCGCCCACCAGGCGTGCATCCGTTCCCGGCCGAACACGGCGCCGATGCCGTACAGGACCACCGCGCCGACGACCGAGCCGAGCGTCGTCCAGAACAGGGCCGAAGCGACGCTGAGCACCCCCTGCGAGGCGGCGAACCCGGTCAGCGGCAGGATGACCTCGCTGGGCAGCGGCGGGAACACGTTCTCCAGCGCGATGGCCGCGCCCGCGCCGGGACCGCCGAACGTCTCGACCAGCCCGGTGGCCCAGCCGACGACACCCCCCTGCGGCTCCGGGGCCGCGAGCGGTTGCCGGGCGGCTGACAGGGGCAGGTGCATGTGTCCATGGTCTCTCAGGCGCCGTCGAGCACCACCGAACGGCTCAGATGGCGCGGCAGGTCGGGATCGAGTCCCCGCGCGGCCGCACGGGCGAGGGCGAGGCGCTGTACGCGGACGAGATCGGCCAGCGGGTCGAGGGGGCTGTCCACCCACTGGGCGCCCGTCGCGCGCACCTGCTCGGGCAGACCCTCGGGGGCCTCGCCGAACATCCAGGTCGCGGTGGAGACGGTGGAGATGCTGATGGGACCGTGGCGGTACTCCATGGCGGGATAGGACTCGGTCCAGGACAGCGACGCCTCCTTCATCTTCAGCGCCGCCTCGTGGGCCAGCCCGACCGTCCACCCCCTCCCGAGGAAGGAGAACTGCGTGCTCCGCAGCAGCCCGTCGAGCAGTGGCTCGGTCAGCGCGCTCTCCGCGTCGGCGACCACGGCCTCGGAGTGGAGGCCGAGGTGGGCCCGCAGCAGGGTGAGGGCGGTCGTGGCGAAGCGCGTCTGGACGACGGACCGTTCGTCGGCGAAGTCCAGGACGACGAGATCGTCGGCCGCCGCCCTGACCGGGGTCTGCGGGTCCGCCGTGACGGCCACCGTGCGGGAGGTGCCGCGCAGCCGCCGCAACAGCTCCAGTACCTCGGTCGTGGTCCCCGAGCGGGTCAGCGCGACGACGCGGTCGTAGCCGCGGCCGAAGGGGAACTCGGAGGCGGCGAAGGCGTCCGACTCGCCCTGGCCGGAACCCTCGCGGAGCCCGGCGTAGGCCTGCGCCATGTAGAAGGAGGTACCGCAGCCGACGACCGCGATCCGCTCGCCCGCGACGGGCAGGGCGGCGGCCTCGGGGCCACCCGCCAGGGCGGCGGCGCGCCGCCAGCAGGCGGGCTGACTGGCTGTCTCGGTCTCGGCATACGACACGTCTGCACTCCACGGGAACGAAATGGACCACGGGAACGGGGCTGAGCGGCACTGATCGCCCGCATGTAGAATTCTGCACGCTACATGCACTTATTGAGCAAAAACAAGCAAGGTGTCAGGTGGGTGAAGAGCTCCCCGGGCACCCTGTGCGACGCTTGCGGCGGTCCGGCCACCGGCGACCGCGTTCCCGCGAAACGCGGTGCCCGCGCCGGACGGTGAGGAGACGCTCTTGTCCAGGGACGCCCGGTGGGACGCGCTGCTGGAACTGGTCGGCAAGCACGGCAGGGTGGACGTCGAGGAGGCGGCGACGGCGCTCGACGTCTCGGCCGCGACCATCCGCCGTGACCTGGACCAGCTGGCGGAACAGCACCTGCTCACCCGGACCAGGGGCGGCGCGGTGGCGCACGGGGTCTCCTACGAACTGGCGCTCCGCTACAAGACGGGCCGTCACGCGCCGGAGAAGCAGGCCATCGGCCGCGCGGTGTCCGCTCTCGTGGCCGTCGGCGAAGTCGTCGGCCTGACCGGTGGGACGACCGTGACCGAGGTCGCCAGGGCTCTGGCGGTACGCCCGGACATCGTGGGCGAGACGGCGGCGGCGGGCGGGCAGCCGACGCTGACCGTGGTGACCAACGCCCTCAACATCGCGAGTGAGCTGGCGATCCGGCCGCAGATCAAGATGGTCGTGACGGGCGGGGTGGCGAGGCCCCAGTCGTACGAGCTGACGGGCCCGCTCGCCGTCGGCGTGATGAACGAGATCACCCTGGACGTCGCCGTCCTCGGCGTGAACGCCATCGACATCGAACGCGGTGCGTACGTCCATCACGAGGGCGAGGCCAGCGTCAACCGGCTGCTGGCGGAGCGGGCCCAGCGGGTGGTGGTGGCGGCCGACTCGTCGAAGATCGGCAAGCGGGCGTTCGCCCGGGTCTGCGACCTCGGACGGGTCGACGTTCTGGTCACCGACTCCCACATCTGCGCGGAGGCGAAGGGCCGGTTCGGCGAGGCGGGCGTCCAGGTCATCACGGTCTGATCCGCGTGGTGCGGCTCACCGCCGTCCGAACGGCGCGGGACGTAATGAACCGATGTCCGTCGGGTACCGGAAGCGACACGGACGGAGACTTCACCGTGTCGTTGGTACGCCGAACGGGTGAGGGGCGAGAGGATTGCCCGATGAACAGTGAGTGCAGCCGGCGGGAACCCGACCGGCTCGATGACGGGGTGGCCCTGTGAGCAGGTACGACAGGTATGACAGATACGACGCCACCGACGAACAGTGGGAGGGGCTCGCGCAGGTCGTACCGCTGCGCGGCCGCGACGAGTGGCCGTCGCGGATCGACCATCGCACCGTCCCGGACGAGCGCGCGGCCGAACAGCGGCGCCTCGTCGTGCTGCGGGTGCAGGTCTTCGCGGACGCGCGCGAGGTCGCCGAGTACCTGGTCGCCCAAGTGCCGGTGCTGCTCGACCTGACGGCGGCGGAAACGGACGTGGCGAAGCGGATCCTCGACTTCAGCAGCGGTGTGGTCTTCGGCCTCGGCAGCGGCATGCACCGCGTCGACCGCAATGTCTTCCTGCTCGCGCCGGTCGGCATGGAGGTCGAGGGGGTCACGCCCGCGGGCCTCGCCCAGTCGTAGGAAGCGGCAGTCGGGGCGGCAGCCGGACCGGACCGCCGCCCCCGGCCGCGCCGCCTCCCGTGTTCCGGGCCGTCTCCGCCTTCCGCGCCGTCGCCGTTCCGCGCGTCGGACCGTCCCCTCGTGCGGAGGGGCGTGCGGAGTGGCGCGAGGGGAGGCGCTGTCGGTGGCCGGTGATAGACCTGAGGCCGTGACAGACATCGATGTGGCAGAACTCCAGCGGCGGCTGGCCGCGTTCGCGGCGGCGCGCGACTGGGGGCGGTACCACACCCCGAAGAACCTGGCGGCCGCGCTCAGCGTCGAGGCCTCGGAACTGCTGGAGATCTTCCAGTGGCTGACGCCCGAACAGTCGGCCGCGATCATGGAGAGCCCCGAATCGGCCCACCGGGTCGCCGACGAGGTGGCGGATGTGCTCGCCTACCTCCTGCAGTTCTGCGAGGTCCTGGGCATCGATCCGACGGCGGCGCTGGCGGCCAAGTTGGAGCGGAACGAGAAGCGCTTCCCCGTGCCGAGCGCTCCAGAACCTCACGATCGTCACTCTTCGGAGTGAGTGAGATATCCACAGTCGACTTCCTGTCCACAGATTTCCGATTTCCTCTGGCTTTACGGTGCTGTCTACCTCACTGTGGGTAATGAATGAGGTGAGCGGGTTTTCGTACGGACGGGGGAGACACATGGAAGCGGAGCGACTCATCGAGGCGGGACGGCGGGCTCTGGCGGACAGCCGGGGTGCGCTGGACGTCATGGCGGAGGCCTGGCAGGCGCAGGCGGTCGCCCGGGCGGTCGGCAGTCGGCTGGCGCTGTACGGCCCGGTGGAATTACGGAGCGAGGCGCGGGCGCTGGGGGAGATCGGCGCCGGATGCTCGGCGCTGAATCACCCGACGGTGCTCTCCGGCGGGGCCAGGGCGGCCCAGTTGTCCGGGATCGCCGCTGTGCGGCCGGCGCTGGCCGGGCTGGCGCTGCTGCTCAGTGAGGCCGGGATCGCCCTGGTCGGAGTGGCCTGCGACACGGGGGAGGACGGTCTGTACTGGCAGTGCATCGAGGCCATGGACGCGGCCGACGAATCGCTGGACCGCGTGCACGGGATGCTGAGACGACTGGCGGAGCGGGAGAGGGAGCGCGACGGTCCCTACGGCGGTATACGCGGCCCCGCGGCATCGGCGGCGGGTCCCTGATGAGGGGAGGCGGAGGGCCGCCGCGAGGGGCTACGGCCGCCTGAGGGGAGGCGGCGGGGGCGCCAAGAGGGGGGTACGGACGGCTGAGGGGAGGCGGCGGGGGCGCCGAAGAGGGGTCGGGCAGCACTGACGGGAGCCGGTGGCCGGGGGAGTCGGAGAGCGGGACAGGGGCAGACGCGGGGGAGGTCCGGCCTGGCTGGTGGGCGTGAGCGGGCGCCGGAGAGGCAGGATGGAGGGCATGGATCTCCGCATCTTCACCGAGCCCCAGCAAGGGGCCGACTACGACACCCTGCTCACCGTCGCCAAGGCCGCCGAGGACCTGGGCTTCGACGCCTTCTACCGCTCCGACCACTATCTCCGCATGGGCTCCGGCGACGGGCTGCCCGGACCGACGGACGCCTGGATCACCCTGGCCGGACTGGCGCGCGAGACCCGGCGGATCCGGCTCGGCACGCTGATGACCGCCGGCACGTTCCGGCTGCCGGGCGTGCTGGCCATTCAGGTGGCCCAGGTCGACCAGATGTCCGGCGGCCGGGTCGAACTCGGCCTGGGGGCAGGTTGGTTCGAGGAGGAACACAAGGCCTACGGCATTCCGTTCCCGAAGGAGAAGTTCGGCCGCCTGGAGGAGCAGCTCGCGATCATCACGGGTCTGTGGGCGACAGAGGTCGGCAAGACCTTCAGCTATGACGGGACGTACTACCAGCTCACCGATTCGCCCGCGCTGCCCAAGCCCGCCCAGGCCAAGGTGCCCGTACTGATCGGCGGCCACGGTGCGACGCGCACCCCGCGGCTCGCCGCGCAGTACGCGGACGAGTTCAACATCCCGTTCGCCTCGCTGGAGGACAGCGAGAGGCAGTTCGGCCGGGTCAGGGCCGCCGCGCAGGCGTACGGGCGCGCGCCGGACGACCTCGTGTACTCCAACGCGCTGATCGTCTGCACGGGCAAGGACGACGCGGAGGTCGCCCGGCGCGCGGCGGCCATCGGCCGGGACGTGGAGGAGCTCAAGGCGAACGGGCTGGCGGGATCGCCCGCGGAGGTGGTCGACAAGATCGGCAGCTACGGGGCGATCGGCTCGTCGAGGATCTACCTCCAGGTCCTCGATCTGGACGACCTGGACCATCTGGAACTGATCTCCTCGCAGATCCAGTCCCAGCTGACCTGACCTGACCTGACCTGACCTGACCTGCCCCGACCTGACGACGAGGAGGAGGAGGCGGCTGTGAGCACCGGCACCACGCTCGCCGACGCGCTGGACGCCGGGCCCGTCCTGCTGGACGGTGGACTCTCCAACCAACTGGAGGCGCAGGGCTGCGATCTGTCCGACGAGCTGTGGTCGGCCCGGTTGCTGGCCGACGCGCCGGAACAGATCGAGGCCGCTCACCTCGCCTACCTCCGGGCGGGCGCGCGGGTGCTCATCACGGCCAGCTATCAGGCCACCTTCGAGGGATTCGGACGGTACGGGCTCGACCGGGCCGGGACAGAGGCTCTGCTCGCCCGCAGCGTGGAGCTGGCCCGGGGCGCCGCCGACGCGGCGCACCGGGCGGACCCCGGGCGGCGGACCTGGGTCGCGGCGTCGGTCGGACCGTACGGGGCGATGCTCGCGGACGGCAGTGAGTACCGGGGCCGTTACGGGCTGAGCGTCCGGGAGCTGGAGCGCTTCCACCGCCCCCGGGTGGCGGCGCTGGCCGCTGCCGGGCCGGACGCCCTGGCCCTGGAGACGGTGCCGGACCTGGACGAGGCCGAAGCCCTGGTCCGGGTGGCCGAGGAGACCGGGCTGCCGTACTGGCTCTCGTACAGCGTGGCGGGCGGCCGGACCCGGGCCGGTCAGCCGCTGGAGGAGGCGTTCGCGGTGGCGGCGGGGCGGGACTCCGCCCTCGCGGTCGGGGTCAACTGCTGCGATCCGGAGGAGGCGCGGGCGGCGGTGGAGCAGGCGGTGGCGGTCACGGGCAGGCCCGCCGTGGTCTACCCGAACAGCGGGGAGGGGTGGGACGCCGGAGCGCGGGGATGGACCGGGTGCGGCACCTTCGACCCCGGGCGGGTGCGGGCCTGGACGCGGGCCGGGGCCAGGCTCGTCGGAGGCTGCTGCCGGGTGGGGCCGGACCTCGTCGCGGAGCTGGCGGGGAGGCTGGAGGGACACGGGCCGCCGTAGAGCTGTCGCCGGGACCGCCCCGGCGAACATCCCCGTCCCGGGACGGGGATGAAAATACCTGGTGGGGGCGGGGGGCGAGGATCATACTCGGACAGGTGTTCCTGACAATCGGTACGACCGGCACCCGTGAACGTCCCGCCACGGACCTGGGCTTCCTGCTGCACAAGCATCCCGACAAGGCACAGACGTTCTCCACTTCGCACGGCTCCGCGCACGTCTTCTATCCCGAGGCGTCCCCCGAGCGCTGCACGGCCGCACTCCTGCTGGAGGTGGATCCGGTGGCGCTGGTGCGGCGCGGCAAGGGCAAGGGCCGGGGAGGCGCACCCGACGCGGCGCTCGCGCAGTACGTCAACGACCGCCCCTACGCGGCGTCCTCGCTGTTGTCGGTCGCCCTCGCCGCCGTGTTCAAGTCCGCGCTCGGCGGTGTCTGCCGGGCCATGCCCGAGCGGGCCGGGAGCCCGTTGCCGCTGCGGATCGAGGTGCCCGCCCTGCCCGCCAGGGGCGGCGCCGAGCTGGTGCGCAAGCTGTTCGCGCCGCTCGGCTGGTCGGGTGTCGACGTCACGGCCGTACCGCTGGACGAGGAGTTCCCCGCGTGGGGCGACTCCCGGTACGTACGGCTGGTGCTGGAGGGCGAGTTGCGGCTCGCCGACGCGCTGCGGCAGCTCTACGTCCTGCTTCCGGTGCTCGACGACGCCAAGCACTACTGGGTCGCGCCCGACGAGGTGGACAAGCTGCTGCGCGCGGGGGAGGGCTGGCTGGCCGACCACCCCGAGCGGCCACTGATCACCCGGCGCTATCTGTCCCACCGCTGGGGGCTCACCCGCCAGGCCGACCAGGCCCTGGAGCTGGTGCGGCTCGCCGAGTCGGACGACCTCGACGTGGGATGCGTCGACAACGCCGTGGACGAGAGCACCGACACCGAGGAGAAGCCTGTTCCGCTCGCCGAGCACCGGCGCACCGCGATCCTCGACGCGCTGCGCGCCGCCGGGGCGCGCCGGGTGCTCGACCTCGGCTGCGGACAGGGCCAGTTGGTGCAGGCCCTCCTCAAGGACGTGCGCTTCACCGAGATCGTGGGCGTCGACGTCTCGATGCGGGCCCTCACCATCGCCTCGCGGCGGCTGAAGCTGGACCGGATGGGGGAGCGCCAGGCCGACCGGGTCACCCTGCGGCAGGGGTCGCTGACCTATACGGACAAGCGGCTGGCGGGATACGACGCCGCCGTGCTCAGCGAGGTCGTCGAGCACCTCGACCTGCCCCGGCTGCCCGCCCTGGAGTACGCGGTGTTCGGCGCGGCGCGCCCTGGGACGGTGCTCGTGACCACGCCGAACGTCGAGTACAACGTCCGCTGGGAGACCCTCCCGGCCGGGCACGTCCGGCACGGGGACCACCGCTTCGAGTGGACCCGGGCCGAATTCCGGGACTGGGCCGGGCAGGTCGCGGAGCGGCACGGATACACCGTCCGGTACGTGCCGGTCGGGCCGGACGACCCCGAGGTGGGACCGCCGACCCAGATGGCCGTGTTCACCCGGGCCACCGAAACCACCGGCAGCCGCGACAGGCACACCGAGAAGACGACCGACACGAAGGAGGCGGAAGCCGCGTGAACAGCGACCACAGCACCACCGGCGCGGAAACCGCCACGACCGCAGCCGCGCGCGTCCTGCCGGTGACCGACCTCTCCCTCGTCGTCCTCATCGGCGCCAGCGGATCGGGCAAGTCCACCTTCGCCCGCAAGCACTTCAAGCCGACCGAGGTCATCTCCTCGGACTTCTGCCGGGGCCTGGTCGCCGACGACGAGAACGACCAGAGCGCCAGCCGCGACGCCTTCGACGTGCTGCACCACATCGCGGGCAAGCGCCTGGAGGCCGGGCGGCTCACCGTGATCGACGCCACCAGCGTCCAGTCCGAGAGCCGCAAGCAGCTCGTCCAGCTGGCCCGCAAGCACGACGTCCTGCCCATCGCCATCGTCCTCGACCTCCCCGAAGAGGTCTGCGCCGCCCGCAACGCGGCCCGCCCGGACCGTGCCTCCATGCCGCGCCACGTCATCCAGCGGCACCGCCGCGAGCTGCGGCGTTCCCTGCGCGGCCTGGAGCGCGAGGGCTTCCGCAAGGTGCACGTCCTGCGCACCGAGGAGGAGGCCGAGAGCGCGACGGTGGTCCTGGAGCGCCGCTACAACGACCTGCGCCACCTCACCGGCCCGTTCGACATCATCGGGGACATCCACGGCTGCCGCTCCGAGCTGGACACCCTGCTCGGCAAGCTCGGCTATGTGGACGGCGCCCACCCCGAGGGGCGCACCGCCGTGTTCGTCGGCGACCTCGTCGACCGGGGTCCCGACAGCCCCGGCGTGCTGCGCCGCGTGATGTCCATGGTGGCGTCGGGCACCGCCCTGTGCGTGCCCGGCAACCACGAGAACAAGCTCGGCCGCTATCTCGCGGGCCGCAAGGTCCAGCTCACCCACGGGCTCGCCGAGACCGTCGAGCAGCTGGAGCGCGAGGACGCCGAGCACCCCGAGTTCCGGTGGCAGGTACGCGAGTTCATCGACGGGCTGGTCAGCCACTACGTCCTGGACGGCGGCAAGCTGGTGGTCTGCCACGCCGGGCTGCCCGAGAAGTACCACGGCCGCACCTCCGGCCGGGTCCGCTCGCACGCGCTGTACGGGGACACGACGGGGGAGACCGACGAGTTCGGTCTGCCCGTGCGCTATCCGTGGGCCGAGGAGTACCGGGGCCGCGCCACCGTGGTCTACGGCCACACCCCCGTCCCCACCACCTCCTGGATCAACAACACCATCTGCCTGGACACCGGGGCCGTCTTCGGCGGGAAGATGACCGCGCTGCGCTGGCCGGAGCGCGAACTCGTGGACGTACCCGCCGAGAAGGTCTGGTACGAGCCCGTCAAACCGCTGACCACCGAGGCACCCGGGGGAAGGGAAGGCCGGCCGCTGGACATCGCCGACGTCCAGGGCCGCCGGATCGTGGAGACCCGGCACCTGGGCCGCGTCGCCGTGCGCGAGGAGAACGCCGCCGCCGCGCTCGAGGTCATGAGCCGGTTCGCCGTCGACCCACAGCTCCTCGCCTACCTCCCGCCGACCATGGCGCCCACCGCCACCTCCCGCGAGGACGGCTTCCTGGAGCACCCGGCCGAGGCCTTCGCGCAGTACGCCGCCGACGGTGTCGAGCGGGTCGTGTGCGAGGAGAAGCACATGGGCTCCCGGGCCGTCGCCCTGGTCTGCAAGGACGCCGGAGCCGCGACCGCGCGCTTCGGCACGGCGGGGCCCACCGGTGCGCTGTACACCCGCACCGGACGCCCGTTCCTGGACGACACGGCCATGACCGAGGCGGTCCTGGGCCGGCTCCGCACCGCCCTCACCGCCGCCGGGCTCTGGGAGGAGTGGGACACCGACTGGGTGCTCCTGGACGCCGAACTGATGCCGTGGTCGCTCAAGGCCGGCGGGCTGCTGCGCTCGCAGTACGCCGCCGTCGGCGCCGCGTCCGGCGCGGTCTTCCCGCCGGCCGTCGCCGCCCTGGACCAGGCGGTCGCCCGGGGCGTCGAGGTGGCGGGCCTCGCCGGACTCCAGCGGGCCCGCGCCAGGGACGCGGCCGCGTTCACCGAGGCGTACCGGCGCTACTGCTGGCCCACCGAGGGGCTGGACGGGGTGCGGCTCGCGCCGTTCCAGATCCTCGCCGTCCAGGGCCGCTCCCTGGCCTCCGTGCCGCACGACGAGCAGCTCGCCTGGCTGGACCGGCTCGTGGAGCACGACCCGACCGGGCTCCTCCGGATCACCCGCCGGCTCGTCGTCGACACCGGGGACGAGGCCTCCGTGCGCGCGGGCGTGGACTGGTGGCTGGAGATGACCGGGCGGGGCGGCGAGGGCATGGTCGTCAAGCCGCTCGGCGCCCTCGTCCGGGACGCCGGGGGCCGGCTCGTCCAGCCCGGCGTCAAGGTGCGCGGCCGGGAGTATCTCCGTATCGTCTACGGCCCCGAGTACACCCGCCCGGAGAACCTGGAGCGCCTGCGCTCCCGGTTCCTCGGCCACAAGCGCTCGCTGGCGCTGCGGGAGTACGCGCTCGGCCTGGAGGCCCTGGACCGGCTGGCGGATGGCGAGCCGCTCTGGCGGGTCCACGAGGCGGTGTTCGCCGTCCTCGCCCTGGAGTCGGAGCCGGTGGACCCCCGCCTCTGAGAGCCGTCCAACCCGTGGGCGATTCGCGGGGTGAACAGCGCTCCGCGCGGTGAGGATGAAGGCATGGGATTCCACGTCGACTCCGAAGCCGGGCGGCTGCGCCGCGTCATACTGCACCGCCCCGATCTGGAGCTGAAGCGGCTCACCCCCAGGAACAAGGACGCGCTCCTGTTCGACGACGTCCTGTGGGTGCGCCGCGCCCGGGAGGAGCACGACGGCTTCGCCGATGTGCTGCGCGACCGAGGTGTCGCCGTGCACCTCTTCGGCGATCTCCTGCGCGAGTCCCTCGACATCCCGGTCGCCCGGCGGATCGTGCTCGACCGGGTCTTCGACGAGAAGGAGTACGGTCCGCTCGCCACCGAGCATCTGCGGGCCGCCTTCGAGGAGTTGTCCTCCGAGGAGCTGGCGGAGGCGCTGGTCGGCGGCATGACCA is a window from the Streptomyces sp. MMBL 11-1 genome containing:
- a CDS encoding SIS domain-containing protein, which encodes MSYAETETASQPACWRRAAALAGGPEAAALPVAGERIAVVGCGTSFYMAQAYAGLREGSGQGESDAFAASEFPFGRGYDRVVALTRSGTTTEVLELLRRLRGTSRTVAVTADPQTPVRAAADDLVVLDFADERSVVQTRFATTALTLLRAHLGLHSEAVVADAESALTEPLLDGLLRSTQFSFLGRGWTVGLAHEAALKMKEASLSWTESYPAMEYRHGPISISTVSTATWMFGEAPEGLPEQVRATGAQWVDSPLDPLADLVRVQRLALARAAARGLDPDLPRHLSRSVVLDGA
- a CDS encoding LLM class F420-dependent oxidoreductase, producing MDLRIFTEPQQGADYDTLLTVAKAAEDLGFDAFYRSDHYLRMGSGDGLPGPTDAWITLAGLARETRRIRLGTLMTAGTFRLPGVLAIQVAQVDQMSGGRVELGLGAGWFEEEHKAYGIPFPKEKFGRLEEQLAIITGLWATEVGKTFSYDGTYYQLTDSPALPKPAQAKVPVLIGGHGATRTPRLAAQYADEFNIPFASLEDSERQFGRVRAAAQAYGRAPDDLVYSNALIVCTGKDDAEVARRAAAIGRDVEELKANGLAGSPAEVVDKIGSYGAIGSSRIYLQVLDLDDLDHLELISSQIQSQLT
- a CDS encoding DUF6099 family protein, which gives rise to MEAERLIEAGRRALADSRGALDVMAEAWQAQAVARAVGSRLALYGPVELRSEARALGEIGAGCSALNHPTVLSGGARAAQLSGIAAVRPALAGLALLLSEAGIALVGVACDTGEDGLYWQCIEAMDAADESLDRVHGMLRRLAERERERDGPYGGIRGPAASAAGP
- a CDS encoding DeoR/GlpR family DNA-binding transcription regulator, which gives rise to MSRDARWDALLELVGKHGRVDVEEAATALDVSAATIRRDLDQLAEQHLLTRTRGGAVAHGVSYELALRYKTGRHAPEKQAIGRAVSALVAVGEVVGLTGGTTVTEVARALAVRPDIVGETAAAGGQPTLTVVTNALNIASELAIRPQIKMVVTGGVARPQSYELTGPLAVGVMNEITLDVAVLGVNAIDIERGAYVHHEGEASVNRLLAERAQRVVVAADSSKIGKRAFARVCDLGRVDVLVTDSHICAEAKGRFGEAGVQVITV
- the mmuM gene encoding homocysteine S-methyltransferase; amino-acid sequence: MSTGTTLADALDAGPVLLDGGLSNQLEAQGCDLSDELWSARLLADAPEQIEAAHLAYLRAGARVLITASYQATFEGFGRYGLDRAGTEALLARSVELARGAADAAHRADPGRRTWVAASVGPYGAMLADGSEYRGRYGLSVRELERFHRPRVAALAAAGPDALALETVPDLDEAEALVRVAEETGLPYWLSYSVAGGRTRAGQPLEEAFAVAAGRDSALAVGVNCCDPEEARAAVEQAVAVTGRPAVVYPNSGEGWDAGARGWTGCGTFDPGRVRAWTRAGARLVGGCCRVGPDLVAELAGRLEGHGPP
- a CDS encoding polynucleotide kinase-phosphatase produces the protein MNSDHSTTGAETATTAAARVLPVTDLSLVVLIGASGSGKSTFARKHFKPTEVISSDFCRGLVADDENDQSASRDAFDVLHHIAGKRLEAGRLTVIDATSVQSESRKQLVQLARKHDVLPIAIVLDLPEEVCAARNAARPDRASMPRHVIQRHRRELRRSLRGLEREGFRKVHVLRTEEEAESATVVLERRYNDLRHLTGPFDIIGDIHGCRSELDTLLGKLGYVDGAHPEGRTAVFVGDLVDRGPDSPGVLRRVMSMVASGTALCVPGNHENKLGRYLAGRKVQLTHGLAETVEQLEREDAEHPEFRWQVREFIDGLVSHYVLDGGKLVVCHAGLPEKYHGRTSGRVRSHALYGDTTGETDEFGLPVRYPWAEEYRGRATVVYGHTPVPTTSWINNTICLDTGAVFGGKMTALRWPERELVDVPAEKVWYEPVKPLTTEAPGGREGRPLDIADVQGRRIVETRHLGRVAVREENAAAALEVMSRFAVDPQLLAYLPPTMAPTATSREDGFLEHPAEAFAQYAADGVERVVCEEKHMGSRAVALVCKDAGAATARFGTAGPTGALYTRTGRPFLDDTAMTEAVLGRLRTALTAAGLWEEWDTDWVLLDAELMPWSLKAGGLLRSQYAAVGAASGAVFPPAVAALDQAVARGVEVAGLAGLQRARARDAAAFTEAYRRYCWPTEGLDGVRLAPFQILAVQGRSLASVPHDEQLAWLDRLVEHDPTGLLRITRRLVVDTGDEASVRAGVDWWLEMTGRGGEGMVVKPLGALVRDAGGRLVQPGVKVRGREYLRIVYGPEYTRPENLERLRSRFLGHKRSLALREYALGLEALDRLADGEPLWRVHEAVFAVLALESEPVDPRL
- a CDS encoding nucleotide pyrophosphohydrolase, which gives rise to MTDIDVAELQRRLAAFAAARDWGRYHTPKNLAAALSVEASELLEIFQWLTPEQSAAIMESPESAHRVADEVADVLAYLLQFCEVLGIDPTAALAAKLERNEKRFPVPSAPEPHDRHSSE
- a CDS encoding cell division protein SepF: MSRYDRYDRYDATDEQWEGLAQVVPLRGRDEWPSRIDHRTVPDERAAEQRRLVVLRVQVFADAREVAEYLVAQVPVLLDLTAAETDVAKRILDFSSGVVFGLGSGMHRVDRNVFLLAPVGMEVEGVTPAGLAQS
- a CDS encoding DedA family protein — translated: MHLPLSAARQPLAAPEPQGGVVGWATGLVETFGGPGAGAAIALENVFPPLPSEVILPLTGFAASQGVLSVASALFWTTLGSVVGAVVLYGIGAVFGRERMHAWWAKLPLVKASDLVRTEEWFARHGTKAVLLGRMVPVFRSLISVPAGVERMPLPVFVGLTTAGSLVWNTVLVMAGYWLGDQWEVVGAYVGVVSRIVLALAAVALVGYVAMRVRGRRRGRP
- a CDS encoding 3' terminal RNA ribose 2'-O-methyltransferase Hen1; its protein translation is MFLTIGTTGTRERPATDLGFLLHKHPDKAQTFSTSHGSAHVFYPEASPERCTAALLLEVDPVALVRRGKGKGRGGAPDAALAQYVNDRPYAASSLLSVALAAVFKSALGGVCRAMPERAGSPLPLRIEVPALPARGGAELVRKLFAPLGWSGVDVTAVPLDEEFPAWGDSRYVRLVLEGELRLADALRQLYVLLPVLDDAKHYWVAPDEVDKLLRAGEGWLADHPERPLITRRYLSHRWGLTRQADQALELVRLAESDDLDVGCVDNAVDESTDTEEKPVPLAEHRRTAILDALRAAGARRVLDLGCGQGQLVQALLKDVRFTEIVGVDVSMRALTIASRRLKLDRMGERQADRVTLRQGSLTYTDKRLAGYDAAVLSEVVEHLDLPRLPALEYAVFGAARPGTVLVTTPNVEYNVRWETLPAGHVRHGDHRFEWTRAEFRDWAGQVAERHGYTVRYVPVGPDDPEVGPPTQMAVFTRATETTGSRDRHTEKTTDTKEAEAA